A stretch of Portunus trituberculatus isolate SZX2019 chromosome 48, ASM1759143v1, whole genome shotgun sequence DNA encodes these proteins:
- the LOC123498430 gene encoding uncharacterized protein LOC123498430 produces MARAPSLSPPPSPRPPFQACRVRRESYAAQFDLLAAAQGWDQAEKTLQLATALRGPAIEVLGHLPPTQRASFPDIAEALRRRFGHRHQAEVYRAQLKKRTRQRGETLAHDVEALVRRAYLAAGEEMVTVLTRDAFLDALVDHQLQIYVRQAHPADVQVALARAIEFEAFMQTASSLSTFARPHSDVRGRKTQVKRRPASRAASPGALGGRCWRCGEKGHVRARCPRELRERSLDRPDRVAFQPCCEDCGGAGHRSSAYPSPKEVVSVGNDYEAERRPCLQQGPPLSRPKLQCPGLCEVSLHRWQRAGERRRGREAVSHDCGQRRRSHAGAARAGGG; encoded by the coding sequence ATGGCGCGTGCGCCGTCTTTgtcacctccaccctcaccGAGGCCCCCGTTTCAAGCCTGCCGAGTACGACGGGAGTCCTATGCTGCCCAGTTTGATCTGCTGGCGGCTGCACAGGGCTGGGACCAGGCTGAGAAGACCTTGCAGCTGGCCACAGCTCTCAGGGGTCCAGCTATCGAGGTTCTTGGCCACCTCCCGCCAACGCAGCGTGCCTCCTTCCCTGACATTGCTGAGGCACTGCGTCGTCGCTTCGGGCACCGCCACCAGGCTGAGGTGTATCGTGCCCAgctgaagaagaggacgaggcagAGGGGCGAGACGCTGGCCCACGACGTAGAGGCACTGGTGAGAAGGGCGTACCTAGCGGCCGGTGAGGAAATGGTCACCGTGTTGACACGTGATGCCTTCCTGGATGCCTTGGTGGACCACCAGCTGCAGATTTATGTGAGGCAGGCACACCCAGCTGACGTGCAAGTGGCTTTGGCTCGTGCAATAGAGTTTGAGGCCTTCATGCAGACCGCGAGCTCCCTGTCTACCTTCGCTCGGCCCCACAGTGACGTGAGAGGACGCAAGACTCAAGTGAAGAGGAGGCCAGCGTCACGTGCGGCGAGCCCGGGAGCGCTCGGCGGGCGGTGCTGGCGGTGCGGTGAGAAGGGGCACGTGAGGGCCCGGTGCCCGAGGGAGCTAAGGGAGCGCTCTCTCGACCGGCCTGATCGTGTCGCCTTTCAGCCTTGCTGCGAGGACTGCGGCGGGGCTGGACACCGCTCCAGCGCTTATCCCAGCCCGAAGGAGGTAGTGTCAGTGGGAAACGACTACGAGGCTGAGAGGCGGCCCTGCCTTCAGCAGGGGCCGCCTCTCAGCCGGCCAAAACTCCAGTGCCCCGGCTTGTGTGAAGTGTCACTACACCGTTGGCAGCGCGCAGGTGAGAGGCGCCGTGGACGGGAGGCCGTGTCGCATGACTGTGGACAGCGGCGCAGATCACACGCTGGTGCGGCCAGGGCTGGTGGAGGCTGA